In the Mycolicibacterium thermoresistibile genome, one interval contains:
- a CDS encoding GAF domain-containing sensor histidine kinase: MSHRREQRRTPAAVRSTLAQLRLRELLNEVQDRVEQIVEGRDRLDGLVEAMLTVTSDLELDVTLRTIVQTATELVDARYGALGVRGDGHELVEFIYDGIDDDAARLIGHLPEGRGVLGVLIDDPKPIRLDNIKDHPASVGFPPNHPSMRTFLGVPVRTRDTVFGNLYLTEKTDGLPFDEDDEVLVEALAAAAGIAIENARLYEQARTRQAWIAATRDIATEMLAGSDPTAALRLIAERTLELTRADATLVAVPAGADPADAEVAAEDVEELVVVETAGLTADDDRSADALTTIAVAGTEVGRAFRDRAARRFTADFTVGPRRLCGPAVALPLGVTGSVPGNVNGVLVVCRAEEGRPFTDEQLEILVTFADQAALAWQLAATQRRMRELDVLSDRDRIARDLHDHVIQRLFAVGLTLQGTIPRARSTEVQQRLSECIDDLQAVIGEIRTTIFDLHGGPATGSQIRQRIGEAANQFSDAGVRTRVQFAGPLSVISAVLADHAEAVVREAVSNAVRHGGATDLSVDVSVDDDLTIEVTDNGRGFPEGEVTESGLANLRHRARHAGGTLEVHNRPDGGARLHWSVPLT; the protein is encoded by the coding sequence ATGTCCCACCGGCGTGAACAGCGCAGGACCCCGGCCGCGGTGCGCAGCACGCTGGCCCAGCTGCGGCTGCGGGAGCTGCTGAACGAGGTGCAGGACCGCGTCGAGCAGATCGTCGAGGGACGGGACCGGCTGGACGGCCTGGTGGAGGCCATGCTGACGGTGACCTCCGACCTGGAACTGGATGTCACCCTGCGCACCATCGTGCAGACCGCGACCGAGCTGGTCGACGCCCGCTACGGCGCCCTCGGGGTGCGCGGCGACGGTCACGAACTCGTCGAGTTCATCTACGACGGGATCGACGACGACGCCGCTCGCCTCATCGGCCATCTGCCCGAGGGCCGCGGTGTGCTCGGGGTGCTCATCGACGATCCGAAACCGATCCGGCTGGACAACATCAAAGACCATCCGGCATCGGTCGGTTTCCCGCCGAACCATCCGTCGATGCGCACCTTCCTGGGCGTGCCGGTCCGGACCCGCGACACCGTGTTCGGCAATCTCTACCTGACCGAGAAGACCGACGGTCTGCCGTTCGACGAGGACGACGAGGTGCTGGTGGAGGCGCTCGCCGCGGCCGCCGGCATCGCGATCGAGAACGCCCGGCTCTACGAACAGGCCCGCACCCGGCAGGCCTGGATCGCGGCGACCCGCGACATCGCCACCGAGATGCTCGCCGGGTCCGATCCGACCGCCGCGCTGCGACTGATCGCCGAGCGGACCCTCGAGCTCACCCGCGCCGACGCCACCCTGGTCGCGGTGCCGGCCGGCGCCGACCCCGCCGACGCCGAGGTCGCCGCCGAGGACGTCGAGGAGCTGGTCGTGGTGGAGACCGCCGGGCTGACGGCCGACGACGACCGGTCCGCCGATGCGCTGACCACCATCGCGGTGGCCGGCACCGAGGTCGGCCGGGCGTTCCGGGATCGCGCCGCCCGCCGGTTCACCGCCGACTTCACGGTGGGGCCGCGTCGGCTGTGCGGACCGGCGGTGGCGCTGCCCCTGGGGGTGACCGGCAGTGTCCCCGGCAATGTCAACGGCGTGCTGGTGGTGTGCCGGGCCGAGGAGGGCCGACCGTTCACCGACGAACAGCTCGAGATCCTGGTGACCTTCGCCGATCAGGCCGCCCTGGCCTGGCAGCTGGCCGCCACCCAACGGCGGATGCGTGAACTCGACGTGCTGTCCGACCGCGACCGCATCGCGCGTGATCTGCACGACCACGTGATCCAGCGGCTGTTCGCGGTCGGGCTGACCCTGCAGGGCACCATCCCGCGGGCCCGCTCCACCGAGGTGCAGCAGCGGCTGTCGGAGTGCATCGACGATCTGCAGGCCGTGATCGGGGAGATCCGCACGACGATCTTCGACCTGCACGGCGGCCCGGCCACCGGCAGCCAGATCCGGCAGCGCATCGGGGAGGCGGCCAACCAGTTCTCCGACGCCGGGGTGCGGACCCGGGTGCAGTTCGCCGGACCGCTGTCGGTGATCAGCGCGGTGCTCGCCGACCACGCCGAAGCCGTGGTGCGGGAAGCGGTCAGCAATGCGGTGCGGCACGGCGGAGCCACCGATCTGAGCGTGGACGTCTCGGTGGACGACGATCTGACCATCGAGGTGACCGACAACGGCCGCGGTTTCCCCGAGGGGGAGGTCACCGAGAGCGGGCTGGCCAATCTGCGGCACCGGGCCCGTCACGCCGGCGGCACCCTGGAGGTGCACAACCGGCCGGACGGCGGAGCCCGGCTGCACTGGTCGGTGCCGCTCACCTGA
- the dosR gene encoding hypoxia response regulator transcription factor DosR/DevR, producing MVSVFLVDDHEVVRRGLIDLLDSDPDLEVVGEAGTVAQAMARIPAAQPDVAVLDVRLPDGNGVELCRDLLARMPDLRCLMLTSYTSDQAMLDAILAGASGYVVKDIKGMELAQAIKDVGAGRSLLDNRAAEALMAKLRGADHQPDPLAGLSDQERVLLSLIGEGLTNKQIAARMFLAEKTVKNYVSRLLAKLGMERRTQAAVFVSKLDRPIDPRG from the coding sequence ATGGTGAGTGTGTTCCTGGTCGATGACCATGAGGTGGTCCGCCGCGGGCTCATCGACCTGCTCGACAGCGACCCCGACCTCGAGGTGGTCGGCGAAGCCGGCACCGTCGCGCAGGCGATGGCGCGGATCCCGGCGGCGCAACCCGACGTCGCCGTGCTCGACGTCCGGCTGCCCGACGGCAACGGCGTCGAGTTGTGCCGGGACCTGCTGGCCCGCATGCCCGACCTGCGCTGCCTGATGCTGACGTCCTACACCTCGGATCAGGCGATGCTCGACGCGATCCTGGCGGGGGCCAGCGGATACGTCGTCAAGGACATCAAGGGAATGGAGCTGGCCCAGGCCATCAAGGACGTCGGTGCGGGCCGGTCGCTGCTGGACAACCGGGCCGCGGAGGCGTTGATGGCCAAACTCCGCGGCGCCGATCATCAACCCGATCCGCTGGCCGGGCTCAGCGATCAGGAACGGGTGCTGCTCAGCCTGATCGGCGAGGGGCTGACCAACAAGCAGATCGCCGCCCGGATGTTCCTGGCCGAGAAGACCGTCAAGAACTACGTGTCACGGCTGCTGGCGAAACTGGGCATGGAGCGGCGCACCCAGGCGGCGGTGTTCGTCTCCAAGTTGGACCGGCCCATCGATCCGCGGGGGTGA
- a CDS encoding Acg family FMN-binding oxidoreductase, translating into MHDHLVELDVIRGAVQLACRAPSLHNSQPWRWVLDRWGLRLYLDRGRIIRATDRSGREAIISCGAVLDHLRVAMLAAGWVSHIERFPNPDDPDHLASVRFSRLARLGDRSADEFLAAYRRRADVILLRHTDRRPFGAPPDPVGVHQLLAAAAADTADTADTEVHLDVIAPEDRPRLVEASRIAESQRAADTPYFLELSWWTVGYDLTEGIPHGVLESAEPQRVDVGRVFVAGSGQHRPDPSDNPEDHSMIVVLSTNEDTPPAALRCGEALSAVLLEATMAGLGTCPLTHVTELPAGREIVAELIGRTAAIPQVLIRVGQVPPLREAPTPTPRRPLDEVLQIDPTPGSAPSRQG; encoded by the coding sequence ATGCACGATCATCTGGTGGAGCTCGACGTCATCCGTGGGGCGGTGCAACTGGCCTGCCGGGCGCCGTCACTGCACAACAGCCAGCCCTGGCGGTGGGTGCTCGACCGCTGGGGTCTGCGGCTGTATCTCGACCGCGGCCGGATCATCCGCGCCACCGACCGGTCCGGGCGCGAGGCGATCATCAGTTGCGGCGCCGTGCTCGACCATCTGCGGGTCGCGATGCTCGCCGCGGGCTGGGTGTCGCACATCGAGCGATTCCCGAACCCCGACGACCCGGATCACCTGGCATCGGTCCGGTTCAGCCGGCTCGCGCGGCTCGGTGACCGCTCCGCCGACGAGTTCCTGGCGGCCTACCGCCGCCGTGCCGACGTCATCCTGCTGCGCCACACCGACCGGCGGCCCTTCGGCGCGCCCCCGGATCCGGTGGGGGTGCACCAGCTGCTCGCCGCGGCCGCCGCCGACACCGCCGACACTGCCGACACCGAAGTGCACCTGGACGTCATCGCCCCCGAGGACCGTCCCCGGCTGGTCGAGGCCTCCCGGATCGCCGAGTCGCAGCGCGCCGCGGACACCCCCTACTTCCTCGAGTTGAGTTGGTGGACGGTGGGATACGACCTGACGGAGGGAATCCCGCACGGTGTGCTGGAATCCGCCGAGCCGCAGCGCGTCGACGTCGGTCGGGTGTTCGTGGCAGGGTCCGGACAGCACCGGCCGGACCCGTCGGACAACCCGGAGGACCACTCGATGATCGTGGTGCTCTCCACCAACGAGGACACCCCGCCGGCCGCGCTGCGGTGCGGCGAGGCGCTGTCGGCGGTGCTGCTGGAGGCCACGATGGCGGGCCTGGGCACCTGCCCGCTCACCCACGTCACCGAACTGCCCGCCGGACGGGAGATCGTGGCCGAGTTGATCGGCCGGACCGCCGCGATACCGCAGGTCCTGATCCGCGTCGGTCAGGTGCCGCCGTTGCGGGAGGCGCCGACCCCGACGCCGCGCCGCCCACTCGACGAAGTGCTGCAGATCGACCCGACGCCGGGGTCTGCTCCGTCCCGACAAGGTTGA
- a CDS encoding PhoH family protein — protein sequence MTDSPVRTYVLDTSVLLSDPWAFLRFAEHEVVVPLVVISELEAKRHHHELGWFARQALRMFDDLRLEHGRLDRPVPVGTQGGSLHVELNHSDPSVLPPGFRGDSNDSRILTCAANLAAEGRRVTLVSKDIPLRVKAAAVGLSADEYHAQDVVTSGWTGMTELDVAPDDIATLFADGELDLAEARGLPCHTGIRLLGGTSHALGRVNPDKRVQLVRGDREVFGLRGRSAEQRVALDLLLDESVGIVSLGGKAGTGKSALALCAGLEAVLERRTHRKVVVFRPLYAVGGQELGYLPGTEAEKMGPWAQAVFDTLEGLASPAVLEEVLSRGMLEVLPLTHIRGRSLHDSFVIVDEAQSLERNVLLTVLSRLGAGSRVVLTHDVAQRDNLRVGRHDGVAAVIEKLKGHPLFAHITLSRSERSPIAALVTEMLEEFSPGAPLP from the coding sequence GTGACCGATTCTCCTGTTCGGACCTATGTGCTCGACACCTCTGTGCTGCTGTCCGATCCTTGGGCGTTCCTGCGGTTCGCCGAGCACGAGGTCGTGGTCCCGTTGGTGGTCATCAGCGAGCTGGAGGCGAAACGCCACCATCACGAGCTGGGCTGGTTCGCGCGCCAGGCGCTGCGCATGTTCGACGATCTGCGGCTCGAGCACGGACGCCTGGATCGGCCGGTTCCCGTTGGCACGCAAGGTGGTTCGCTGCACGTCGAGTTGAACCACAGCGACCCGTCGGTGCTGCCGCCCGGATTCCGCGGCGACAGCAACGACTCGCGGATCCTCACGTGTGCGGCCAATCTGGCCGCCGAGGGCCGGCGGGTGACGCTGGTGAGCAAGGACATCCCGCTCCGGGTGAAAGCGGCCGCGGTGGGGTTGTCGGCCGACGAGTACCACGCGCAGGACGTCGTCACCTCGGGCTGGACCGGGATGACCGAGCTGGATGTGGCGCCCGACGACATCGCGACCCTGTTCGCCGACGGTGAGCTCGACCTCGCGGAGGCCCGCGGCCTGCCGTGCCACACCGGGATCCGGCTGCTGGGCGGCACCTCGCACGCCCTGGGCCGGGTGAACCCCGACAAGCGGGTGCAACTGGTCCGTGGTGACCGCGAGGTGTTCGGTCTGCGCGGCCGCTCCGCCGAACAACGCGTCGCACTCGATCTGCTGCTCGACGAATCGGTCGGCATCGTCTCGCTGGGCGGCAAGGCCGGCACCGGCAAATCCGCGCTGGCGCTGTGCGCCGGGCTGGAGGCGGTGCTGGAACGGCGCACCCACCGCAAGGTGGTGGTGTTTCGGCCGCTGTACGCCGTCGGCGGGCAGGAGCTGGGTTATCTGCCCGGCACCGAGGCCGAGAAGATGGGCCCCTGGGCGCAGGCGGTGTTCGACACCCTTGAGGGGCTGGCCAGCCCGGCGGTGCTCGAGGAGGTGCTGTCCCGCGGCATGCTCGAGGTGCTGCCGCTGACGCACATCCGCGGCAGGTCCCTGCACGACTCGTTCGTGATCGTCGACGAGGCGCAGTCGTTGGAGCGCAATGTGCTGCTGACCGTGCTGTCGCGACTGGGCGCCGGCAGCCGGGTGGTGCTGACCCACGACGTCGCCCAGCGTGACAACCTGCGGGTGGGCCGCCACGACGGCGTCGCCGCGGTGATCGAGAAACTCAAGGGTCACCCGTTGTTCGCACACATCACCCTGTCGCGCAGCGAACGCTCCCCGATCGCGGCGCTCGTCACCGAGATGCTCGAGGAGTTCAGCCCGGGCGCCCCGTTGCCCTGA
- a CDS encoding acyl-ACP desaturase: MAQKPVPNALTLELEPVVQQELRRHIDTEELWYAHEYVPFDQGENFAFLGGRDWDPSQVTLPRHITDALEILLITKDNLAGYHREIVFSFILENKWGRWIGRWTAEEHLHAVALRNYLVVTREIDPAANEAVRVEHVMKGYRADHYTQIERLAFMSFFERAHAVYCRNLQDQITEPVLKSLLDRIAKDEERHEQFWSNLVAHCLQTHRDETVEAIARRAAELGVVGGDIEPYQDKVANVAKTGIFDEAALRTVISDRITAWDLAAEPRLSQFVTSS, encoded by the coding sequence ATGGCACAGAAACCGGTCCCCAACGCGCTGACGCTCGAGCTGGAGCCCGTCGTTCAGCAGGAGTTGCGTCGCCACATCGACACCGAGGAGTTGTGGTACGCCCACGAGTACGTGCCATTCGACCAGGGGGAGAACTTCGCCTTCCTCGGCGGGCGGGACTGGGATCCGTCGCAGGTGACGCTGCCCCGGCACATCACCGATGCGTTGGAGATACTGCTGATCACCAAGGACAACCTCGCCGGCTACCACCGCGAGATCGTGTTCAGCTTCATCCTGGAGAACAAGTGGGGCCGCTGGATCGGCCGGTGGACCGCCGAGGAGCATCTGCACGCCGTCGCGTTGCGCAACTACCTGGTGGTGACCCGGGAGATCGACCCGGCCGCCAATGAGGCCGTGCGCGTCGAGCACGTGATGAAGGGGTACCGCGCCGACCACTACACCCAGATCGAGCGGTTGGCGTTCATGTCGTTCTTCGAGCGGGCGCACGCGGTGTACTGCCGCAATCTGCAGGACCAGATCACCGAACCGGTGCTCAAGAGCCTGCTCGACCGGATCGCCAAGGACGAGGAACGGCACGAACAGTTCTGGTCCAACCTGGTGGCGCACTGCCTGCAGACCCACCGCGACGAGACCGTCGAGGCGATCGCCCGGCGGGCTGCCGAGCTCGGTGTGGTCGGCGGCGACATCGAGCCGTATCAGGACAAGGTCGCCAACGTGGCAAAGACCGGCATCTTCGATGAGGCGGCCCTGCGGACGGTGATCTCGGACCGGATCACCGCCTGGGATCTGGCCGCAGAACCCCGGCTCAGCCAGTTCGTCACGTCCTCGTAA
- a CDS encoding glycine hydroxymethyltransferase gives MTSDSTTTASAATPGAEYADTASAAYRAALQVIESVEPRIAEATRKELADQRESLKLIASENYASPATLLTMGTWLSDKYAEGTVGHRFYAGCQNVDTVESVAAEHARELFGAPYAYVQPHSGIDANLVAFWAILATRVEAPALAEHGVKHINDLSEADWEKLRNKLGNQRLLGMSLDAGGHLTHGFRPNISGKMFHQRSYGTDPQTGLLDYDAVAAAAREFKPLIIVAGYSAYPRRINFAKMREIADEVGATLMVDMAHFAGLVAGKVFTGDEDPVPHAHVTTTTTHKSLRGPRGGMVLATEEYAPAVDKGCPMVLGGPLSHVMAAKAVALAEARQPSFRAYAQRVADNAKAFADGLLKRGARLVTGGTDNHIVLLDVTSFGLTGRQAEAALLESGVVTNRNAIPADPNGAWYTSGIRFGTPALTSRGFDAADFDRVAELVVEVLENTQPDATSKARYTLAEGTAARVQAAADELLTANPLYPGLTL, from the coding sequence ATGACCTCAGATTCGACCACCACTGCCTCGGCCGCCACGCCCGGCGCCGAATACGCCGACACCGCGAGCGCCGCCTACCGCGCCGCGCTGCAGGTCATCGAGTCGGTGGAACCCCGGATCGCCGAGGCCACCCGCAAGGAACTGGCCGATCAGCGGGAGTCGCTCAAGCTCATCGCCAGCGAGAACTACGCGTCGCCGGCGACGTTGCTGACCATGGGCACCTGGCTGTCGGACAAGTACGCCGAGGGCACGGTCGGCCACCGGTTCTACGCCGGCTGCCAGAACGTCGACACCGTGGAGAGCGTCGCCGCCGAGCACGCCCGCGAACTGTTCGGCGCGCCCTACGCCTATGTGCAGCCGCACTCCGGCATCGATGCGAACCTGGTGGCGTTCTGGGCCATCCTGGCCACCCGGGTGGAAGCGCCGGCCCTGGCCGAACACGGGGTCAAGCACATCAACGACCTGTCCGAGGCGGACTGGGAGAAGCTGCGCAACAAGCTGGGCAATCAGCGGCTGCTGGGCATGTCGCTGGACGCCGGCGGGCACCTCACCCACGGGTTCCGCCCCAACATCTCCGGCAAGATGTTCCACCAGCGCAGCTACGGCACCGATCCGCAGACCGGGCTGCTGGACTACGACGCGGTCGCCGCGGCCGCCCGCGAGTTCAAACCGCTGATCATCGTCGCCGGCTATTCGGCCTATCCGCGGCGGATCAACTTCGCCAAGATGCGCGAGATCGCCGATGAGGTCGGCGCGACGCTGATGGTCGACATGGCCCACTTCGCCGGCCTGGTCGCCGGCAAGGTGTTCACCGGCGACGAGGATCCGGTGCCGCACGCCCACGTCACCACCACGACGACGCACAAGTCGCTGCGCGGGCCGCGCGGCGGCATGGTGCTGGCCACCGAGGAGTACGCGCCCGCCGTCGACAAGGGCTGCCCGATGGTGCTGGGCGGTCCGCTGTCGCACGTGATGGCGGCCAAGGCGGTGGCGCTGGCCGAGGCCCGCCAGCCGTCGTTCCGGGCCTATGCGCAGCGGGTCGCCGACAACGCCAAGGCGTTCGCCGACGGGCTGCTCAAGCGCGGCGCCCGGCTGGTCACCGGCGGCACCGACAACCACATCGTGCTGCTCGATGTGACCAGTTTCGGGCTGACCGGCCGGCAGGCCGAGGCCGCGCTGCTGGAATCCGGGGTCGTCACCAACCGCAACGCGATCCCGGCCGACCCGAACGGGGCCTGGTACACCAGCGGTATCCGGTTCGGCACCCCCGCGCTGACCAGCCGGGGTTTCGATGCCGCCGACTTCGACCGGGTCGCCGAACTGGTGGTCGAAGTGCTCGAGAACACCCAGCCGGACGCCACCTCCAAGGCCAGGTACACGCTGGCCGAGGGCACCGCCGCCCGGGTGCAGGCCGCCGCGGACGAGCTGCTCACCGCCAACCCGCTCTATCCGGGGCTGACCCTGTAG
- the coaA gene encoding type I pantothenate kinase — translation MARLNEPSPYVEFDRTQWRALRKSTPLKLTEEEVVKLRGLGEKLDLLEVEEVYLPLARLIHLQVAARQRLFAATAEFLGEPVDSQDRPVPFIIGVAGSVAVGKSTTARVLQALLARWEHHPRVDLVTTDGFLYPNAELARRNIMHRKGFPESYDRRALMRFVTAVKSGAEEACVPVYSHLLYDIVPGEKQIIRRPDILILEGLNVLQTGPALMVSDLFDFSVYVDARIDDIEQWYISRFLTMRSTAFANPASHFHHYATLTDEQAIFAARDIWHSINRPNLIENILPTRPRATLVLRKDSDHSINRIRLRKL, via the coding sequence ATGGCGCGGCTGAACGAACCCAGCCCCTATGTGGAGTTCGATCGCACCCAATGGCGTGCACTGCGGAAGTCGACGCCGCTGAAACTCACCGAGGAAGAAGTCGTCAAACTCCGCGGCCTCGGCGAGAAACTGGATTTGCTCGAAGTCGAAGAGGTGTACCTGCCGCTGGCGCGGCTGATCCATCTGCAGGTGGCCGCCCGGCAACGGCTGTTCGCCGCGACCGCGGAGTTCCTCGGCGAGCCGGTGGACAGTCAGGACCGCCCGGTGCCGTTCATCATCGGGGTGGCCGGCAGTGTGGCGGTGGGTAAGTCCACCACCGCCCGTGTGCTGCAGGCGCTGCTGGCCCGTTGGGAGCACCACCCCCGGGTCGACCTGGTGACCACCGACGGCTTCCTGTACCCCAACGCCGAGCTGGCCCGGCGAAACATCATGCACCGCAAGGGCTTTCCGGAGAGTTACGATCGCCGGGCGTTGATGCGGTTCGTCACCGCGGTGAAGTCGGGCGCCGAAGAGGCCTGTGTGCCGGTGTATTCGCACCTGCTGTACGACATCGTGCCGGGTGAGAAGCAGATCATCCGCCGGCCCGACATCCTGATCCTGGAGGGTCTGAACGTGCTGCAGACCGGGCCGGCGTTGATGGTGTCGGATCTGTTCGACTTCTCGGTGTACGTCGACGCACGCATCGACGACATCGAACAGTGGTATATCTCAAGGTTTTTGACGATGCGCTCCACCGCATTCGCCAATCCGGCGTCGCACTTCCACCACTACGCCACCCTCACCGACGAGCAGGCCATCTTCGCCGCTCGCGACATCTGGCATTCGATCAACCGGCCCAACCTGATCGAGAACATCCTGCCCACCCGACCGCGGGCGACCCTGGTGTTGCGCAAGGACTCCGACCACTCCATCAACCGGATCCGGCTGCGCAAGCTGTGA
- a CDS encoding (2Z,6E)-farnesyl diphosphate synthase, which produces MDIIPPRLKEPAYRLYEMRLRQELARSKSQLPRHIAVLCDGNRRWARDAGHDDVSYGYRKGAAKIAEMLRWCQDTGIELATIYLLSTENLQRDPDELTALIEIITEVVEEICAPANKWSVRTVGDLALLGEEPARRLREAVDRTETVADAAAFHVNVAVGYGGRQEIVDAVRALLSKELANGASPEQLIQSVTIDAISENLYTSGQPDPDLVIRTSGEQRLSGFLLWQSAYSEMWFTEAHWPAFRRVDFLRALRDYTRRHRRFGM; this is translated from the coding sequence GTGGACATCATTCCCCCGCGGCTCAAGGAACCGGCATACCGGCTCTATGAGATGCGGCTGCGTCAGGAGCTGGCGCGATCCAAGTCACAGCTGCCCCGCCACATCGCGGTGCTGTGCGACGGCAACCGGCGGTGGGCCCGCGACGCCGGCCACGACGACGTCAGCTACGGCTACCGCAAGGGTGCGGCCAAGATCGCCGAGATGCTGCGCTGGTGCCAGGACACCGGTATCGAGCTGGCGACGATCTACCTGCTGTCCACTGAGAACCTGCAGCGCGACCCCGACGAACTCACCGCGCTGATCGAGATCATCACCGAGGTGGTCGAGGAGATCTGCGCGCCGGCCAACAAGTGGAGTGTGCGCACCGTCGGGGATCTCGCCCTGCTCGGCGAGGAGCCGGCCCGCCGGCTGCGCGAGGCCGTGGACCGGACCGAGACGGTGGCGGACGCGGCGGCGTTCCACGTCAACGTCGCCGTCGGCTACGGCGGGCGGCAGGAGATCGTCGACGCCGTCCGCGCGCTGCTGAGCAAGGAGCTGGCCAACGGCGCCAGCCCGGAGCAGCTCATCCAATCGGTCACCATCGACGCCATCTCGGAGAACCTCTACACCTCCGGCCAACCGGATCCGGACCTGGTCATCCGCACCTCCGGGGAGCAGCGGCTGTCGGGATTCCTGTTGTGGCAGAGCGCTTATTCGGAGATGTGGTTCACCGAGGCGCACTGGCCGGCGTTCCGGCGGGTCGATTTCCTGCGCGCGCTGCGCGACTACACCAGACGGCACCGCCGGTTCGGCATGTGA
- the trhA gene encoding PAQR family membrane homeostasis protein TrhA, translated as MTTRLDNTSDFEDPSAREHAEDFPEAVVDRVAHAIGKPRARGWIHVYAAVISAIAGATLVSVSWAVDSTRAGIATLIYTITSVAMFTVSGVYHRYSWRSETARTWMMRADHSMIFIFIAGSYTPFGMLALPEGSGNVLLAIVWGGALAGVLLKMFWPSAPRWVGVPLYLLLGWVAAWFIGPIANGAGLPAVVLLIVGGVLYSVGGVLYALKWPDPWPETFGYHEFFHACTAVAALCHYIAMWFAVF; from the coding sequence ATGACCACCCGACTCGACAACACATCCGATTTCGAAGATCCGTCGGCTCGGGAGCACGCCGAGGACTTCCCCGAGGCTGTTGTCGATCGGGTCGCCCATGCCATCGGCAAACCCCGGGCCAGGGGGTGGATTCACGTCTACGCGGCCGTCATCTCGGCCATCGCCGGCGCCACGCTGGTGTCGGTGTCCTGGGCGGTGGACTCCACCCGGGCCGGCATCGCCACCCTGATCTACACCATCACGAGCGTGGCGATGTTCACAGTCAGCGGCGTCTACCACCGCTATTCGTGGCGCTCGGAGACCGCCCGCACGTGGATGATGCGGGCCGACCATTCGATGATCTTCATCTTCATCGCCGGCAGCTACACCCCGTTCGGGATGCTGGCGCTTCCCGAGGGCAGCGGCAATGTGCTGCTGGCGATCGTCTGGGGCGGCGCGCTGGCCGGGGTGTTGCTGAAGATGTTCTGGCCGTCCGCACCGCGGTGGGTGGGGGTGCCGCTGTATCTGCTGCTGGGGTGGGTGGCGGCCTGGTTCATCGGGCCGATCGCCAACGGCGCCGGGTTGCCGGCGGTGGTGTTGCTGATCGTCGGCGGCGTGCTGTACAGCGTCGGCGGCGTGCTCTACGCGTTGAAGTGGCCGGACCCGTGGCCCGAGACGTTCGGGTATCACGAGTTCTTCCACGCCTGCACCGCGGTGGCGGCGCTGTGCCACTACATCGCGATGTGGTTCGCCGTCTTCTAG
- a CDS encoding nuclear transport factor 2 family protein codes for MTTVPDKTAAITDTVHRYLELVAQGRADEITELYADDATVEDPVGSDVHVGRQSIRKFYGNIENIKARTELLTLRVCGNEAAFLFRLEMDLGDNTMTIEPIDVMVFDADGRIASMKAYWN; via the coding sequence ATGACGACAGTCCCGGACAAGACAGCCGCCATCACCGACACCGTCCACCGTTACCTGGAGTTGGTCGCGCAGGGCCGCGCGGACGAGATCACCGAGTTGTACGCCGACGACGCGACGGTCGAGGATCCGGTCGGCTCCGACGTGCACGTCGGCCGGCAGTCGATCCGGAAGTTCTACGGCAACATCGAGAACATCAAGGCCCGCACCGAACTGCTGACGCTGCGGGTGTGCGGCAACGAGGCCGCGTTCCTGTTCCGGCTGGAGATGGACCTCGGTGACAACACCATGACCATCGAACCGATCGACGTGATGGTGTTCGACGCCGACGGCCGGATCGCCTCGATGAAGGCCTACTGGAATTAG